In Priestia megaterium NBRC 15308 = ATCC 14581, the following proteins share a genomic window:
- a CDS encoding sodium:solute symporter family protein: MQGNLTALLITSAIVLVVIAIGFIAGRDKSSRSSVEEWAVGGRRFGSLLVWLLVGADLYTAYTFLGLTSTAYQGGSIAFFAIPYSVLAFLISYFFLPKLWTVAKKHKLTTLADYARERFSSKFLSSLIAIVGVLMLIPYIDLQLSGIQDTLRVAGTGYINVKAVVILSFFLVALYTFFSGIKGPTYTAIIKDILVWAIMLFMVVSLPIMHFGSWGNMIDNVAKDAPQLLTIPTQGPKGIPWFITASLVSALALFMWAHAATGVFTAKSADSLRKNAIFLPLYNIVLILVIFLGFIAYQVLPQDTTDPRLALLTLIQYSYGGIGQGLAYATIALASLIPCSIMAIGASNLFANNIFRDLINPNVQGKTLTMVTRSMVFVVIGLALLFGLLFPQALVSLQLLGVSGMVQIFPAIVISLFWRNQSKESTIAGLVVGLIVTFTVHATGNSFGLYEGFWGLLSNLLVVVILNPIFSAKTKAANNGVKETLFSKSTPQTELKKNA; the protein is encoded by the coding sequence ATGCAAGGAAATTTAACCGCACTTTTAATCACATCAGCAATTGTTCTTGTCGTTATCGCAATTGGCTTTATAGCGGGACGTGACAAATCATCTAGAAGCTCAGTTGAAGAGTGGGCTGTAGGGGGAAGACGTTTTGGAAGCCTGCTCGTCTGGCTTTTAGTAGGAGCAGATTTATATACTGCTTATACATTCCTAGGTCTTACAAGTACAGCTTATCAGGGGGGAAGCATCGCATTTTTTGCTATTCCTTACTCTGTTTTAGCCTTTTTAATTTCATACTTTTTTCTTCCAAAGCTTTGGACTGTTGCTAAAAAGCACAAACTTACTACGCTTGCTGATTATGCCAGAGAACGTTTTAGCAGTAAATTTCTCTCCTCTTTAATTGCTATAGTAGGTGTATTGATGCTCATTCCATATATTGATCTTCAGCTTAGCGGTATTCAAGATACTCTTCGCGTTGCAGGAACTGGCTACATTAACGTAAAAGCAGTCGTTATTCTTTCATTCTTTCTTGTGGCTCTTTATACCTTTTTCAGCGGAATTAAAGGTCCCACATATACGGCAATTATTAAAGATATTTTAGTATGGGCGATTATGTTATTTATGGTTGTTTCTCTGCCAATTATGCATTTTGGAAGCTGGGGCAACATGATCGACAATGTTGCAAAGGATGCACCTCAGCTATTAACGATCCCAACACAAGGACCTAAAGGCATTCCATGGTTTATTACAGCATCACTCGTATCTGCTTTAGCTTTATTCATGTGGGCCCACGCTGCTACAGGTGTTTTCACTGCTAAAAGTGCAGATTCGCTTCGTAAAAATGCTATTTTCTTACCGCTTTACAATATTGTTTTAATTCTAGTCATCTTCTTAGGATTTATTGCTTATCAAGTATTACCTCAAGATACGACGGATCCTAGATTAGCATTATTAACCTTAATTCAATATTCATATGGCGGCATTGGCCAAGGGTTAGCTTATGCAACGATTGCTCTTGCTTCATTAATTCCATGTTCTATCATGGCTATCGGAGCGTCTAACTTATTTGCAAATAATATATTCAGAGATTTAATTAATCCAAATGTACAGGGTAAAACATTAACAATGGTTACTCGTTCTATGGTTTTCGTTGTTATTGGACTGGCACTTTTATTCGGTTTATTATTCCCTCAAGCACTTGTTTCCCTACAGTTACTGGGGGTATCCGGTATGGTACAAATCTTCCCGGCTATCGTTATCAGCCTGTTCTGGAGAAATCAATCGAAAGAAAGTACGATTGCTGGATTAGTAGTAGGGCTGATTGTAACGTTTACCGTACATGCCACAGGAAATTCATTTGGTCTTTATGAAGGGTTCTGGGGATTATTATCTAACTTACTCGTAGTTGTTATTTTAAATCCAATCTTTTCGGCCAAAACAAAAGCAGCAAATAACGGCGTGAAAGAAACATTGTTTTCTAAAAGCACTCCGCAAACTGAATTAAAGAAAAACGCATAA
- a CDS encoding DUF3311 domain-containing protein, producing the protein MNRKFIIFILFIIPFIAQFAFLPFVNNIHPIIFGLPLLHLWLFLWVFLTPVCTFIIYRLQKSWGDIE; encoded by the coding sequence TTGAATAGAAAATTCATAATTTTTATTTTATTCATCATTCCATTTATTGCTCAATTCGCTTTTTTACCTTTTGTAAATAACATTCATCCAATTATTTTTGGATTACCTCTTTTGCATTTATGGTTATTTTTATGGGTCTTCTTAACGCCTGTGTGTACATTTATCATTTATCGTTTACAAAAATCTTGGGGGGACATTGAATAA
- a CDS encoding cupin domain-containing protein gives MHFATNEVLRANFSVYASTKQGKLRKKIVRGMLMNYANVKVLYFDDDGTIPNHPRLPVLLYEHVFISKKEKVESIFNSHNWKNSWVGGIHDFHHYHSNSHEALGVISGSARLKLGGHMGENIVVHAGDVLVLPAGTGHMRLQSTADFKVVGAYPEGMDYNLRTGKQTDRPHVFDEIAQVPIPTTDPVYGDKGPLTEWWN, from the coding sequence ATGCACTTCGCAACAAATGAAGTACTTCGAGCAAACTTCTCTGTTTATGCAAGCACAAAACAGGGAAAATTACGAAAAAAGATTGTTAGAGGGATGCTTATGAATTATGCAAATGTAAAAGTTCTTTATTTTGATGACGACGGAACCATTCCAAATCACCCTCGTCTTCCAGTTTTGTTGTATGAACACGTATTTATTAGTAAGAAAGAGAAAGTGGAGAGCATTTTCAATTCTCACAACTGGAAAAACAGCTGGGTAGGCGGTATACATGATTTTCACCATTACCACAGCAATTCCCATGAAGCACTAGGTGTAATTAGCGGATCTGCACGTTTAAAACTAGGTGGACATATGGGGGAAAATATCGTGGTGCATGCTGGTGATGTGCTCGTACTTCCTGCAGGAACAGGGCATATGCGTCTGCAGTCAACTGCTGATTTTAAAGTGGTTGGAGCTTATCCAGAGGGCATGGATTACAATTTACGAACAGGAAAACAAACTGATCGCCCTCACGTATTTGATGAAATTGCACAAGTACCTATTCCTACAACAGATCCTGTTTATGGCGACAAAGGACCATTGACAGAGTGGTGGAACTAG
- a CDS encoding APC family permease: MSNMQRKMGTFALTMTGIGSIIGSGWLFGAWKAAQIAGPAAIFSWVIGMVVILTIALSYAELGAMFPQAGGMVKYPQYSHGSFIGFLAAWANWISIASTITVEAIASVQYMSTWPWKWARWTHELVDNGILTSKGLAVASLLLFVYFFVNYWTVNLFAKANSFITIVKLIIPGLTAGALFFAGFHSGNFSSEHGVAPYGWASVLTAVATSGIVFAFNGFQSPVNMAGEAKSPNKSIPIAVIGSIFIAGIVYIILQIVFIGAVSPSSIADGWNHLNFNSPFADLAIALGINWLTIVLYADAFVSPSGTGATYTATTSRMLYGMQQNGYLPKIFGTLHPLYNVPRPAMWLNLAACFLFLFLFRGWGVLAEVISVATLISYIMGPVALITLRKTASHFYRPFYLKGASVIAPCGFVFASLTLYWARWPLTGEVIFIMAIGLPVYFYYQAKNKWVGFKKEFLTGAWMLIYLACMIFISYIGSEKFGGKNILPFGWDMLVIACVSLAFYYWGIKSGKSNRYMKEAEQINQENFKSK, encoded by the coding sequence ATGAGCAATATGCAAAGGAAGATGGGAACATTTGCTTTAACCATGACAGGCATAGGTTCGATTATCGGTTCAGGGTGGCTGTTTGGAGCATGGAAAGCAGCTCAAATTGCGGGACCCGCGGCTATTTTTTCATGGGTTATTGGAATGGTGGTTATTTTGACCATTGCCCTATCATATGCTGAACTGGGCGCGATGTTTCCACAAGCAGGAGGGATGGTTAAATATCCTCAGTATTCACACGGATCATTTATTGGTTTTTTGGCTGCTTGGGCTAACTGGATTTCAATCGCTTCAACGATAACAGTGGAGGCTATTGCATCTGTGCAATATATGAGTACTTGGCCGTGGAAGTGGGCTCGCTGGACTCACGAATTGGTAGACAATGGAATTTTAACATCCAAGGGGTTGGCAGTTGCGTCTTTGTTATTATTCGTTTACTTTTTTGTGAACTATTGGACGGTAAATCTCTTTGCTAAAGCAAACTCATTTATTACGATTGTTAAATTAATTATTCCTGGTTTAACGGCAGGGGCTTTATTTTTTGCTGGTTTTCATAGTGGAAACTTTTCAAGTGAGCATGGGGTTGCCCCTTATGGGTGGGCCAGTGTTTTAACGGCAGTGGCAACATCAGGTATTGTGTTTGCATTTAATGGGTTTCAAAGTCCTGTAAATATGGCAGGAGAAGCAAAATCACCTAATAAATCGATTCCGATAGCTGTAATTGGTTCAATTTTTATTGCAGGAATTGTATACATTATATTGCAAATTGTCTTTATCGGAGCAGTAAGTCCGTCATCAATTGCTGATGGATGGAATCATTTGAATTTTAATTCTCCTTTTGCTGATTTAGCGATTGCGCTTGGAATTAACTGGCTAACAATTGTGTTATACGCAGACGCATTTGTTTCTCCTTCCGGCACAGGTGCTACATATACGGCAACTACTTCTAGAATGTTATACGGGATGCAGCAAAATGGATACTTGCCAAAGATATTTGGTACTCTTCATCCACTTTACAATGTCCCGCGCCCAGCTATGTGGCTAAATTTAGCAGCTTGCTTCTTGTTTCTCTTTTTATTTAGAGGATGGGGTGTCTTAGCAGAAGTGATCTCAGTAGCGACGCTTATCTCTTATATTATGGGTCCTGTAGCGCTTATAACATTAAGAAAAACGGCTTCACACTTTTACCGTCCATTTTATTTAAAAGGGGCATCAGTTATTGCGCCATGCGGCTTCGTTTTTGCTTCCTTGACGCTTTACTGGGCAAGGTGGCCACTTACAGGTGAAGTGATCTTTATTATGGCAATTGGCCTGCCTGTTTATTTTTATTACCAAGCGAAAAATAAATGGGTGGGCTTTAAAAAAGAATTTTTAACCGGGGCTTGGATGCTTATCTATTTAGCGTGCATGATTTTTATTTCCTACATAGGAAGCGAAAAATTCGGAGGCAAAAATATTTTGCCTTTCGGATGGGATATGCTAGTGATTGCTTGCGTATCATTAGCTTTTTATTACTGGGGAATTAAAAGTGGCAAATCTAACCGATATATGAAAGAAGCTGAACAAATCAATCAAGAAAATTTTAAATCTAAATAA
- a CDS encoding DUF5105 domain-containing protein, with the protein MNVLALAFVLTLVLAACNNSKETGGSTSAKNKAIEASIDSASYILVDSDEGATSEEKGLLKVDLKVKNVSKNSISLSDYDGVYLYEGDEQLSPKTGVNSRELGLESSASDKIGAGKQKKLTFVFEVKKDKKYKIGLQPKSSDYDEEIDEVTLTLDTKKYAKSYNKLQDPEKALQAYTEVLYLNKENVDYDKYVTADKTAVIEEQKKAFNEELKGAFSNSLTDKAKKDFFNMYKDVLKEKASVKTNVIANANNKAVVEVEYTTLNLSDLYSYVSQLKRAYTDETKDYDTEHSEEFAASKFKDIVNELETKEGRRPLRIFMVKEDGKWTVKSSDLYSDSLGKTFGSSYIR; encoded by the coding sequence ATGAATGTTTTGGCTTTAGCTTTTGTACTTACGCTAGTATTAGCGGCTTGCAACAATTCTAAGGAAACGGGAGGATCCACGTCGGCTAAAAATAAGGCGATTGAAGCATCCATTGACAGCGCTTCTTACATTTTAGTAGATAGTGATGAAGGAGCTACAAGTGAAGAAAAAGGGCTGTTGAAAGTTGATTTAAAAGTGAAAAATGTCTCCAAAAACAGTATATCTTTATCGGATTACGACGGTGTGTATTTATACGAAGGAGATGAACAGCTGTCTCCAAAAACGGGAGTGAACAGTCGTGAGCTTGGACTAGAAAGCAGTGCATCTGACAAGATTGGCGCTGGAAAACAAAAAAAATTAACGTTTGTCTTTGAAGTCAAAAAAGATAAAAAGTACAAAATTGGGCTTCAGCCAAAATCATCTGATTATGATGAAGAAATTGACGAAGTGACATTAACACTGGATACGAAAAAATACGCGAAAAGCTATAATAAACTGCAAGATCCAGAAAAAGCTCTGCAAGCTTATACAGAAGTCCTTTACTTAAACAAAGAAAACGTAGACTATGATAAATATGTAACAGCAGACAAAACAGCTGTCATAGAAGAACAGAAAAAAGCGTTTAATGAGGAATTAAAAGGTGCGTTTTCTAACAGTTTAACCGACAAAGCAAAAAAAGATTTTTTTAACATGTATAAAGATGTTTTAAAAGAAAAAGCAAGCGTGAAAACAAATGTGATTGCGAATGCAAATAATAAAGCCGTAGTAGAAGTGGAGTACACTACTCTTAATTTATCAGACTTATATTCATACGTATCGCAGCTTAAGCGAGCATATACAGATGAAACGAAAGATTACGATACAGAACACTCTGAAGAGTTTGCGGCTTCTAAATTCAAAGATATTGTAAATGAATTAGAAACGAAAGAAGGAAGGCGTCCCCTACGAATTTTTATGGTGAAAGAAGATGGGAAATGGACTGTAAAGTCAAGTGACCTATACAGTGATTCGTTAGGTAAAACGTTTGGATCAAGCTATATTCGGTAG
- a CDS encoding acyl-CoA thioesterase: MKANYCKDTKAVRTSRIFPNDINNHNTLFGGKLMSDIDMIASISAYRHSRTECVTASADSIHFLHPITPQDSVCLESYVSWTGRSSMEVFVKVIKENLKTGERQIAATSFLTFVAMDDDGKPRAVPELIPETEEEKYLFQTGADRAATRKQVRKKSNELASVLDLGQPW, from the coding sequence ATGAAAGCAAATTATTGTAAAGATACAAAGGCCGTTCGAACGAGCCGCATTTTTCCTAATGATATTAATAATCACAATACGTTATTTGGCGGAAAGTTAATGAGTGATATTGATATGATTGCGTCCATTTCAGCTTATCGTCACAGTCGTACAGAGTGTGTAACAGCTTCAGCAGACTCTATTCATTTTCTGCACCCTATTACGCCTCAGGATTCTGTATGTTTGGAGTCATACGTATCATGGACAGGTCGCTCATCCATGGAAGTGTTTGTGAAAGTGATTAAAGAAAATTTAAAAACCGGGGAGCGTCAAATTGCAGCCACATCATTTTTAACTTTTGTGGCAATGGATGATGATGGAAAGCCCCGTGCAGTACCGGAGCTTATTCCAGAAACAGAAGAAGAAAAATACCTGTTTCAAACGGGGGCAGATCGCGCTGCCACGCGTAAACAAGTGCGTAAAAAAAGCAATGAACTAGCCTCGGTATTGGATTTAGGACAACCTTGGTAG
- the ppc gene encoding phosphoenolpyruvate carboxylase has product MVTVEAAERQNSSTALRRDVKFLGQLLGKVLVHQGGEELLSKVEKIREVAKSLRENKDEVIYKEIKNEIVTLEQPMREQVIRAFAVYFHLVNIAEQNHRIRRRREYQQQEDSIMQPGSLESAVVSLKNNGVAPDVIANLLQTLSLELIITAHPTEATRRSVLDIHKRMAELLKNLDNPTLTKRERTEIEERLFSEVLILWQTNELRDRKPTVMDEVSNGLYYFDETLFEVLPQLHQELENSLQENYPEENWKVPNILRFGSWIGGDRDGNPNVTPKVTWQTLVKQRKLAIRKYKESLTQLRQRLSQSTKRVAVSDNLLDSINQEISLLPEKKRWRIKHEVYRCKLTIMLHKLNLVGESEAGYQRSEELLHDLFLIKDSLQKHQPQDYQLKSLCKLIRQVELFGFHLATLDIRNHSGEHEAAIKEIFHAVSLAEDYSALTEEKKVELLGKVLQDPRPVISFVENYSKETQQVIEVFNMIHRAHKEFGERSIEVYLISMTQSASDLLEVMVLAKEAGIYRLHADGRIESKLNIAPLLETIDDLTAGPKIMEQLFQLDFYREHLRKQQDLQEIMLGYSDGSKDGGTLTANWKLYKAQQEIHDMAKKYQVRLKFFHGRGGSLGRGGGPLNRSILSQPVETLGDGVKITEQGEVLSSRYALYDIAYRSLEQAVSALLTAAANVSQEAEQCDIRTHEWEETMDEISTASLRKYQELVFKDPDFLTYFKQATPLPELGALNIGSRPMSRKGSDRFEDLRAIPWVFAWTQSRQLLPAWYAAGTGLQHLVEKSGDIQLLQQMYKEWPFFRSTVDNLQMALTKADLMAAKEYTEMVQDPAISERIFTAIKKEYNLTKEMILQITGQKELMDHLPTIKESIKLRNPYVDPLTFLQVKVISKLREDEAGTLNEELLKEALLTINGIAAGLRNTG; this is encoded by the coding sequence ATGGTAACAGTAGAAGCAGCAGAAAGACAAAACAGCAGCACTGCCCTGCGCCGTGATGTTAAGTTTCTCGGTCAATTGTTAGGGAAAGTTCTGGTTCACCAAGGTGGAGAAGAACTGCTCAGCAAAGTAGAAAAAATACGCGAAGTAGCAAAATCACTTAGAGAAAACAAAGATGAAGTTATCTATAAAGAAATAAAAAATGAAATCGTTACTCTTGAACAGCCGATGCGCGAGCAGGTTATTCGGGCGTTTGCAGTTTATTTTCATTTAGTTAATATTGCAGAGCAAAATCATCGAATTCGTCGCAGACGCGAATATCAGCAGCAAGAAGATTCTATTATGCAGCCGGGCTCATTGGAAAGTGCCGTTGTTTCGCTTAAAAATAATGGCGTGGCGCCAGACGTAATTGCTAACTTGCTTCAAACTCTATCCCTAGAGCTCATCATCACTGCTCATCCAACAGAAGCCACTAGACGAAGTGTCCTTGATATTCATAAACGAATGGCTGAGCTTCTAAAAAACTTGGATAATCCAACGTTAACAAAACGTGAACGTACGGAAATTGAAGAAAGACTGTTTAGCGAAGTATTGATTTTATGGCAAACAAATGAACTGCGAGATCGCAAGCCGACGGTAATGGATGAAGTATCCAATGGATTATATTATTTTGATGAAACGTTATTTGAAGTGCTTCCTCAACTTCATCAGGAGTTGGAAAATTCATTGCAGGAGAATTACCCCGAAGAAAATTGGAAGGTGCCTAATATTCTTCGATTTGGTTCATGGATTGGCGGAGACCGAGATGGAAATCCAAACGTAACTCCTAAAGTAACGTGGCAAACGCTTGTCAAACAAAGGAAGTTAGCTATTCGTAAATATAAAGAGTCACTTACTCAATTGAGACAAAGGTTAAGTCAGTCTACAAAAAGAGTCGCAGTTTCAGATAATCTTCTTGATTCTATTAATCAAGAAATATCGCTGCTGCCTGAGAAAAAGCGATGGAGAATCAAACACGAAGTATATCGCTGCAAGCTTACGATTATGCTTCATAAATTAAATTTAGTTGGAGAATCGGAAGCAGGTTATCAAAGGTCGGAAGAACTTCTACATGATTTATTTCTAATCAAAGATAGCCTGCAAAAGCACCAGCCTCAGGATTATCAGTTAAAAAGCTTATGTAAATTAATTCGCCAAGTTGAGCTGTTTGGTTTTCATTTAGCAACGCTTGATATCCGTAATCACAGCGGGGAACATGAAGCGGCAATCAAAGAAATTTTCCATGCTGTTTCTTTAGCTGAAGATTATTCAGCGTTAACGGAAGAGAAAAAAGTCGAGCTGCTAGGGAAAGTTCTTCAAGACCCAAGACCTGTGATATCGTTTGTAGAGAATTACTCTAAAGAAACGCAGCAAGTAATTGAAGTATTTAACATGATACATCGAGCACATAAAGAATTTGGAGAAAGATCTATTGAAGTCTACTTAATCAGTATGACGCAGTCTGCAAGTGACTTGTTAGAAGTCATGGTACTCGCCAAAGAAGCGGGTATTTACCGCCTTCATGCAGATGGCCGCATTGAAAGTAAGTTAAATATAGCTCCGCTGCTTGAAACGATTGATGATCTCACAGCGGGTCCTAAAATCATGGAACAGCTATTTCAATTAGATTTTTATCGTGAGCACTTAAGGAAACAGCAGGATTTGCAGGAAATTATGCTTGGCTACTCAGATGGAAGCAAAGATGGAGGAACGCTTACTGCTAATTGGAAGCTCTACAAAGCGCAGCAGGAAATTCATGATATGGCGAAGAAGTATCAAGTTCGTCTGAAGTTTTTCCATGGTCGAGGCGGCTCACTAGGTCGAGGCGGTGGTCCGTTAAACCGAAGCATTTTATCTCAGCCTGTTGAGACGCTAGGAGACGGTGTGAAAATTACAGAGCAAGGAGAAGTTCTTTCTTCTAGATACGCTTTATATGACATTGCTTACCGAAGCCTTGAACAAGCGGTCTCAGCTCTTCTTACAGCGGCAGCAAATGTTTCTCAAGAAGCTGAACAATGTGATATTCGTACACATGAATGGGAAGAAACAATGGACGAGATTTCAACTGCTTCTTTACGTAAGTATCAAGAGCTTGTTTTCAAAGATCCAGACTTTTTAACGTATTTTAAACAAGCTACACCTCTTCCTGAGCTGGGGGCTTTAAATATTGGGTCACGTCCAATGAGTCGAAAAGGAAGTGATCGCTTTGAAGACTTGCGAGCCATTCCGTGGGTATTTGCATGGACTCAAAGCAGACAGCTGCTTCCAGCCTGGTACGCTGCAGGTACGGGCTTACAGCATTTAGTAGAGAAATCCGGAGATATACAGCTTCTTCAGCAAATGTATAAAGAATGGCCATTCTTCCGCTCGACCGTCGATAATCTGCAAATGGCCTTAACAAAAGCAGATTTAATGGCAGCAAAAGAATACACGGAAATGGTACAAGACCCGGCTATTTCAGAGCGGATTTTTACCGCCATTAAAAAAGAATATAATCTCACAAAAGAAATGATTCTTCAAATCACAGGTCAAAAAGAATTAATGGATCATCTTCCTACGATTAAAGAATCTATTAAATTACGAAATCCGTATGTGGACCCTCTAACATTCTTACAAGTTAAGGTCATTTCCAAGCTGCGTGAAGATGAGGCTGGAACGTTAAATGAAGAACTTTTAAAAGAAGCGTTATTAACGATTAACGGCATTGCAGCAGGGTTGCGTAACACAGGCTGA
- a CDS encoding aromatic ring-hydroxylating oxygenase subunit alpha — MIKDLVLAKEWLPAAYSHDLTDQPLQVTILEERVVLFRTTNAIKAFKDLCIHRGAALSLGKVVDDCIVCPYHGWKYDDAGACVKIPQQPPGRAIPSKAKAQVYDCVEKYGIIWVKMNSEAGDTPLPLYDEHLNSGFKTVCASPHTLQAAAPRVVENFLDVSHLAFVHEGSLGHSDYAEIPDYKVHWKDNRYVSDEIAVYADADGTGNFTTIYYTFEILRPTVARLKKVNHETGEIFSMLFAVLPEEERKSTVFALVSRNYSFDAPDQYFRDFQQLIIEQDTSIVESQKPEELPLDLQAELHLNPDRLSIAYRRWLGDLGVTFGSDIGSRLKKAAQ; from the coding sequence ATGATTAAAGATTTAGTATTGGCTAAGGAATGGCTGCCTGCAGCTTATTCACATGATTTAACAGATCAGCCCTTGCAAGTAACGATTTTAGAAGAGCGAGTTGTACTTTTTCGCACAACTAATGCTATTAAAGCATTTAAGGATTTGTGCATCCACCGCGGTGCAGCGTTATCTCTTGGAAAAGTGGTAGATGATTGCATTGTATGCCCTTATCACGGATGGAAATACGATGATGCCGGGGCTTGTGTGAAAATTCCTCAACAGCCGCCGGGAAGAGCTATTCCTTCAAAAGCAAAAGCACAGGTGTATGACTGCGTTGAAAAGTACGGGATTATATGGGTGAAGATGAACAGCGAGGCAGGTGATACTCCTCTTCCCCTGTATGATGAACATCTTAACTCCGGATTCAAAACGGTTTGCGCCAGCCCTCATACTCTGCAGGCAGCAGCTCCTCGTGTCGTAGAAAACTTTCTAGATGTAAGCCATTTGGCTTTTGTTCACGAAGGAAGCCTGGGGCACTCTGACTACGCCGAAATTCCTGATTATAAGGTGCATTGGAAAGATAACCGATACGTTTCTGATGAAATCGCTGTGTACGCAGATGCAGATGGCACGGGTAACTTTACGACTATTTATTACACCTTTGAAATTCTTCGTCCTACCGTTGCAAGGTTGAAAAAAGTGAACCACGAAACGGGTGAAATCTTTTCAATGCTGTTTGCGGTTTTACCTGAAGAGGAAAGAAAGTCCACCGTGTTTGCGCTGGTTTCTAGAAACTATTCGTTTGATGCACCTGATCAATATTTCCGCGATTTTCAGCAGCTTATTATTGAACAAGATACCAGTATTGTGGAAAGTCAAAAACCAGAAGAGCTGCCGCTTGACTTACAAGCAGAGCTTCATTTGAATCCGGACCGACTGAGTATTGCGTATAGAAGATGGCTCGGCGATTTAGGAGTAACCTTTGGAAGTGATATAGGATCAAGGTTAAAAAAAGCTGCTCAATAA
- a CDS encoding ABC transporter permease has product MSSLSLIFTIVFVFIALFLSKSFRIGLEKDIIIASIRAAVQLLVIGYVLSFIFDANHPAFIILILFVMLTVASQNVVKKKKQGFKAFFRVFVTLFIVEILTQCVMLGLHIIPATPRYIIPVSGMIIGNSMILANLFLNRLDAEVNRRRDEIQLILALGGTPKQAIHSILNAAIKASMIPTVESQKTIGLVQLPGMMTGQIIGGADPIQAVKFQLLIVFTILASATLSCVILSQLTYPTLFNSYQQLIREHA; this is encoded by the coding sequence ATGAGTTCACTTTCACTGATTTTTACAATCGTTTTTGTTTTTATTGCTCTTTTTTTATCAAAATCTTTTCGTATAGGACTCGAAAAAGATATTATCATTGCCAGTATTCGAGCAGCCGTTCAGCTGTTAGTGATCGGATATGTTTTATCGTTTATTTTTGACGCGAATCACCCTGCGTTTATTATTCTCATTTTATTCGTTATGCTGACGGTCGCTTCCCAAAATGTTGTAAAGAAAAAAAAGCAGGGATTTAAAGCTTTCTTTCGTGTATTTGTCACTCTTTTTATTGTAGAAATCCTGACCCAATGCGTTATGCTCGGACTACATATTATCCCTGCTACTCCGCGATATATCATTCCCGTCAGCGGTATGATTATTGGAAATTCGATGATTTTGGCCAATTTATTTTTAAATCGGTTAGATGCTGAAGTAAATAGAAGACGAGACGAAATTCAATTGATTCTGGCGCTTGGCGGCACTCCTAAACAAGCTATTCATAGTATTTTAAATGCCGCAATCAAAGCTAGCATGATTCCTACTGTAGAAAGTCAAAAAACAATTGGACTCGTTCAGCTTCCGGGTATGATGACAGGCCAGATTATTGGAGGGGCAGATCCGATACAAGCTGTCAAATTCCAGCTGCTTATCGTTTTTACTATTCTAGCGTCTGCTACGCTTTCCTGCGTCATTTTAAGCCAATTAACATATCCTACCCTTTTTAATAGTTATCAGCAGCTTATCCGTGAGCATGCATAA
- a CDS encoding phosphate ABC transporter ATP-binding protein, translated as MNTFNSIPAITFTDVHKTFKDKEHSVLKGISGTVMQGSLVMMVGPSGSGKSTLLSMCNLLSAPDEGSIEVYGKDISKWTISDLRKKVGIAFQSAPVIDGTVRDNMMLVQKLHGKQDIMPEELCALTGLSPDLLEQDARDLSGGQRQRLSLARTLSNGSDLLLLDEITSALDATSAHEIEQLISHLHKERNKTIIWVTHNLDQAKRLGEEVWLLMNGVIVEKAKTETFFHTPVKAETKQFIEGAFL; from the coding sequence ATGAACACGTTCAATTCAATACCTGCTATTACATTTACAGACGTTCATAAAACATTTAAGGATAAAGAACATAGTGTTTTAAAAGGCATATCGGGTACAGTAATGCAAGGCTCGCTCGTCATGATGGTAGGACCATCAGGATCGGGAAAAAGCACCCTTCTTTCCATGTGCAATTTACTTTCTGCACCTGATGAAGGAAGTATTGAAGTATATGGAAAAGACATTAGCAAATGGACTATTTCTGATTTACGAAAAAAAGTGGGCATTGCTTTTCAATCAGCTCCTGTTATTGATGGAACAGTGCGAGATAACATGATGCTTGTTCAAAAACTCCATGGCAAGCAGGATATTATGCCTGAAGAACTCTGTGCCTTAACGGGTCTTTCACCTGACTTGTTAGAGCAGGATGCAAGAGATTTATCCGGTGGTCAAAGACAAAGATTATCATTAGCCCGCACGCTGTCGAACGGATCTGACCTTTTACTTTTAGACGAAATCACTTCCGCTTTGGATGCCACTTCTGCTCATGAAATTGAGCAGCTTATTTCTCATTTACATAAAGAGCGGAATAAAACGATTATTTGGGTTACCCATAATTTAGATCAAGCGAAACGTTTAGGAGAGGAAGTCTGGCTTTTAATGAACGGAGTGATTGTAGAAAAAGCGAAGACGGAGACCTTTTTTCATACTCCTGTAAAAGCTGAAACAAAACAATTTATTGAAGGAGCCTTTCTATGA